The following are encoded together in the Humulus lupulus chromosome 5, drHumLupu1.1, whole genome shotgun sequence genome:
- the LOC133777454 gene encoding uncharacterized protein LOC133777454 isoform X2 produces the protein MEVGRRISASPRPCSVRRVSAKKRPRADASVNSVKKLQRREICSKRDRAFSMSNALEGFRNMRLTDEYDSHDPKGQCLSEFPLLSKRAKIIEIVSAHDIVFALAYSGVCAAFCRETNERLCFLNVSPGEVVRSLFYNKNNDSLITVSVYSSDSFSSLKCRSTRIEYIRRGKPDAGFALFESESLKWPGFVEFDDVNGKVLTYSAQDSIYKVFDLKNYTMLYSISDKHVQEIKISPGIMLLIFNRASSHVPLKILSIEDGTVLKSFNHLLHRNKKVEFIEQFNEKLLVKQENENLQILDVRNTELMEVSKTEFMTPSAFIFLYENQLFLTFRNRTVSVWNFRGERVTSFEDHMLWHPDCNTNNIYITCDQDLIISYCKASSEDHWAEGNAGSINISNILTGKCLAKINTTNHHLKVDDCGSSANCSKHKYSRVRSTVTEALEDITALFYDEERNEIYTGNRHGLVHVWSN, from the exons ATGGAAGTTGGGAGGAGGATTTCAGCAAGTCCTCGGCCGTGTTCGGTCCGGCGTGTTTCGGCGAAGAAGAGACCCCGCGCCGATGCATCCGTAAATAGTGTAAAGAAGCTGCAAAGGCGTGAGATTTGCTCCAAGCGTGATCGTGCATTTAGTATGAGCAATGCCCTGGAGGGGTTCCGTAACATGCGCCTCACT GATGAATATGATTCTCATGATCCCAAGGGGCAGTGCTTGTCTGAATTTCCTTTGCTATCAAAGAGAGCAAAAATCATTGAGATAGTTTCTGCACATGACATTGTCTTTGCTCTTGCATATTCTGGTGTTTGTGCAGCTTTTTGTAGAG AGACAAATGAGAGACTTTGTTTTTTGAACGTTAGTCCTGGTGAAGTCGTTAGAAGCTTGTTTTACAATAAAAACAATGATTCACTCATCACTGTTTCAGTCTATTCTTCAGACAGTTTCAGCTCTTTGAAATGCAGATCAACAAGAATTGA ATACATAAGAAGGGGCAAGCCTGACGCTGGTTTTGCTCTTTTTGAGTCTGAATCTTTGAAGTGGCCTGGCTTTGTAGAGTTTGATGATGTTAATGGGAAGGTGCTAACTTACTCTGCGCAGGATAG CATATATAAGGTGTTTGACCTTAAAAACTATACTATGCTATACTCTATATCAGATAAACATGTACAAGAAATCAAAATTAG TCCAGGTATCATGCTATTGATTTTTAATAGAGCTAGCAGCCACGTTCCTCTTAAAATTCTATCAATAGAAGATGGCACAGTTCTTAAATCCTTCAATCATCTACTTCATCGAAATAAAAAGGTAGAGTTCATAGAACAATTCAATGAGAAACTTCTTGTCAAACAAGAAAATGAGAATCTTCAGATCCTTGAT GTTCGCAATACTGAGCTAATGGAAGTTAGCAAAACTGAGTTTATGACTCCTTCGGCATTTATCTTTCTGTATGAGAATCAGTTGTTTCTCACATTTAGAAATCGAACTGTGTCTGTTTGGAACTTTCGTGGGGAGCGTGTAACTTCATTTGAGGATCATATGCTGTGGCATCCTGATTGCAATACAAACAACATTTATATCACTTGTGATCAGGATCTTATTATATCCTACTGCAAGGCTTCTTCCGAGGATCATTGGGCTGAAGGAAATG CTGGGTCCATTAATATCAGCAATATTCTGACTGGAAAATGCCTGGCTAAAATAAACACTACCAACCATCATCTCAAAGTTGACGACTGTGGTAGCAGTGCTAACTGCTCAAAACATAAATACTCTCGGGTAAGAAGCACAGTTACCGAGGCTTTGGAAGACATAACTGCTCTCTTCTATGATGAAGAACGCAACGAAATCTATACGGGCAATAGGCATGGTCTTGTTCATGTGTGGTCTAACTAA
- the LOC133777454 gene encoding uncharacterized protein LOC133777454 isoform X1, which produces MEVGRRISASPRPCSVRRVSAKKRPRADASVNSVKKLQRREICSKRDRAFSMSNALEGFRNMRLTDEYDSHDPKGQCLSEFPLLSKRAKIIEIVSAHDIVFALAYSGVCAAFCRETNERLCFLNVSPGEVVRSLFYNKNNDSLITVSVYSSDSFSSLKCRSTRIEYIRRGKPDAGFALFESESLKWPGFVEFDDVNGKVLTYSAQDSIYKVFDLKNYTMLYSISDKHVQEIKISYSPGIMLLIFNRASSHVPLKILSIEDGTVLKSFNHLLHRNKKVEFIEQFNEKLLVKQENENLQILDVRNTELMEVSKTEFMTPSAFIFLYENQLFLTFRNRTVSVWNFRGERVTSFEDHMLWHPDCNTNNIYITCDQDLIISYCKASSEDHWAEGNAGSINISNILTGKCLAKINTTNHHLKVDDCGSSANCSKHKYSRVRSTVTEALEDITALFYDEERNEIYTGNRHGLVHVWSN; this is translated from the exons ATGGAAGTTGGGAGGAGGATTTCAGCAAGTCCTCGGCCGTGTTCGGTCCGGCGTGTTTCGGCGAAGAAGAGACCCCGCGCCGATGCATCCGTAAATAGTGTAAAGAAGCTGCAAAGGCGTGAGATTTGCTCCAAGCGTGATCGTGCATTTAGTATGAGCAATGCCCTGGAGGGGTTCCGTAACATGCGCCTCACT GATGAATATGATTCTCATGATCCCAAGGGGCAGTGCTTGTCTGAATTTCCTTTGCTATCAAAGAGAGCAAAAATCATTGAGATAGTTTCTGCACATGACATTGTCTTTGCTCTTGCATATTCTGGTGTTTGTGCAGCTTTTTGTAGAG AGACAAATGAGAGACTTTGTTTTTTGAACGTTAGTCCTGGTGAAGTCGTTAGAAGCTTGTTTTACAATAAAAACAATGATTCACTCATCACTGTTTCAGTCTATTCTTCAGACAGTTTCAGCTCTTTGAAATGCAGATCAACAAGAATTGA ATACATAAGAAGGGGCAAGCCTGACGCTGGTTTTGCTCTTTTTGAGTCTGAATCTTTGAAGTGGCCTGGCTTTGTAGAGTTTGATGATGTTAATGGGAAGGTGCTAACTTACTCTGCGCAGGATAG CATATATAAGGTGTTTGACCTTAAAAACTATACTATGCTATACTCTATATCAGATAAACATGTACAAGAAATCAAAATTAG TTACAGTCCAGGTATCATGCTATTGATTTTTAATAGAGCTAGCAGCCACGTTCCTCTTAAAATTCTATCAATAGAAGATGGCACAGTTCTTAAATCCTTCAATCATCTACTTCATCGAAATAAAAAGGTAGAGTTCATAGAACAATTCAATGAGAAACTTCTTGTCAAACAAGAAAATGAGAATCTTCAGATCCTTGAT GTTCGCAATACTGAGCTAATGGAAGTTAGCAAAACTGAGTTTATGACTCCTTCGGCATTTATCTTTCTGTATGAGAATCAGTTGTTTCTCACATTTAGAAATCGAACTGTGTCTGTTTGGAACTTTCGTGGGGAGCGTGTAACTTCATTTGAGGATCATATGCTGTGGCATCCTGATTGCAATACAAACAACATTTATATCACTTGTGATCAGGATCTTATTATATCCTACTGCAAGGCTTCTTCCGAGGATCATTGGGCTGAAGGAAATG CTGGGTCCATTAATATCAGCAATATTCTGACTGGAAAATGCCTGGCTAAAATAAACACTACCAACCATCATCTCAAAGTTGACGACTGTGGTAGCAGTGCTAACTGCTCAAAACATAAATACTCTCGGGTAAGAAGCACAGTTACCGAGGCTTTGGAAGACATAACTGCTCTCTTCTATGATGAAGAACGCAACGAAATCTATACGGGCAATAGGCATGGTCTTGTTCATGTGTGGTCTAACTAA